One segment of Yersinia kristensenii DNA contains the following:
- the alr gene encoding alanine racemase, which yields MKAATAVIDRRALRHNLQQVRRMAPQSRLIAVVKANAYGHGLLETAHTLQDADCYGVARIGEALMLRSGGIVKPILLLEGFFAAEDLPVLVANRIETAVHSIEQLEALEAANLSAPINVWMKLDTGMHRLGVRPEQAEAFYQRLSACRNIIQPVNIMSHFSRADEPLVDTTRQQLDCFDTFAADKPGKQSISASGGILLWPEAHRDWVRPGIILYGVSPMDEPYASHFDLLPAMALKSSLIAVREHKAGEPVGYGGTWISERDTRLGVVAIGYGDGYPRSAPSGTPMWLNGREVGIVGRVSMDMISVDLGPEAIDKVGDEVLLWGAELPVEKIAARTGISAYELITKLTSRVAMEYLGE from the coding sequence ATGAAAGCGGCAACAGCAGTAATCGACCGCCGCGCTCTGCGACATAACTTGCAACAGGTTCGGCGTATGGCGCCGCAAAGTCGCCTGATTGCTGTTGTGAAAGCAAACGCTTATGGCCACGGGTTATTAGAAACAGCGCATACTTTACAGGATGCAGATTGCTATGGTGTGGCGCGAATCGGCGAAGCGCTAATGCTGCGATCCGGCGGAATTGTCAAACCCATTTTGCTGCTGGAAGGGTTCTTTGCTGCAGAAGATCTTCCGGTTCTGGTGGCTAACCGCATTGAAACCGCAGTACACAGCATTGAACAACTAGAAGCGCTGGAAGCGGCTAATCTCTCTGCCCCCATTAATGTTTGGATGAAACTGGATACCGGTATGCACCGCTTGGGCGTGCGCCCGGAACAAGCGGAGGCTTTTTACCAGCGCTTAAGCGCGTGCCGCAATATCATTCAGCCAGTCAATATTATGAGCCACTTTAGCCGTGCGGACGAACCACTCGTGGACACTACCCGCCAGCAACTTGACTGTTTTGATACCTTCGCCGCTGATAAACCCGGTAAGCAATCTATTTCCGCATCTGGCGGTATTTTGCTGTGGCCAGAGGCACACCGTGATTGGGTGCGCCCCGGCATCATACTGTACGGGGTGTCGCCGATGGACGAACCCTATGCCAGTCACTTTGACTTGTTGCCCGCCATGGCATTGAAATCTAGCCTGATTGCGGTGCGTGAGCATAAAGCCGGTGAGCCAGTGGGTTATGGCGGCACTTGGATTAGTGAGCGGGATACCCGTCTTGGCGTGGTAGCGATTGGTTATGGTGACGGTTATCCACGTAGCGCCCCATCGGGCACCCCTATGTGGCTGAATGGCCGTGAAGTTGGCATTGTTGGTCGGGTTTCAATGGATATGATTTCTGTTGATCTTGGGCCGGAAGCCATAGATAAAGTCGGTGACGAAGTGCTGCTGTGGGGGGCTGAATTGCCTGTTGAGAAAATCGCGGCGCGCACCGGTATCAGCGCCTATGAATTGATTACTAAGCTGACCTCCCGCGTAGCGATGGAATATTTAGGCGAATAA
- a CDS encoding amino acid aminotransferase — MFQNVDAYAGDPILSLMESFKADDRAHKVNLSIGLYYNEQGEIPLMQAVKAAEAQLSAQPHGTPVYLPMEGLHSYRTAIQQLLFGAEHPMLAQKRVATIQTVGGSGALKVGADFLNHYFPDSQVWVSDPTWENHVAIFSGAGFEVNTYPYFDHDKLGVKFDQMLATLQQLPAKSIVLLHPCCHNPTGSDLTNAQWDQVIEVAKGQDLIPFLDIAYQGFGAGLNEDAYAIRAMAAAELPCLISNSFSKIFSLYNERVGGLSVVCESEEAAGRVLGQLKATVRRNYSSPPNFGAQVVSKVLHDTELQAQWQSEVEQMRLRIIAMRSTLVEALKASLPNRNFDYLLQQRGMFSYTGFSAAQVDRLREEFGVYLIASGRMCMAGVNHSNVQRVAAAFAAVQ; from the coding sequence GTGTTCCAAAATGTTGATGCCTATGCAGGTGATCCGATCCTGTCGCTGATGGAAAGTTTTAAAGCCGATGACCGCGCACATAAAGTGAATTTGAGCATTGGGCTTTATTACAATGAGCAGGGCGAGATCCCATTGATGCAGGCCGTAAAAGCGGCCGAAGCGCAATTAAGCGCTCAGCCACACGGCACACCGGTCTATTTGCCGATGGAAGGTTTGCACTCCTACCGTACAGCTATCCAGCAACTGTTATTCGGTGCAGAACATCCTATGTTGGCACAGAAGCGCGTGGCAACTATTCAAACCGTGGGTGGTTCTGGTGCATTGAAAGTCGGTGCTGATTTTCTGAATCATTATTTCCCTGATTCGCAGGTCTGGGTCAGTGACCCTACCTGGGAAAACCACGTTGCTATCTTTAGCGGCGCAGGTTTTGAAGTGAATACCTATCCGTATTTTGATCATGACAAACTGGGCGTAAAGTTTGATCAAATGCTGGCAACACTCCAGCAGTTACCAGCCAAAAGCATTGTGTTATTGCACCCTTGTTGCCATAACCCAACGGGATCGGATCTCACCAATGCGCAATGGGATCAAGTGATTGAAGTGGCTAAAGGCCAGGATCTGATCCCGTTCCTGGATATTGCTTATCAAGGTTTTGGCGCCGGGCTGAATGAAGATGCTTATGCTATCCGTGCGATGGCGGCCGCAGAATTACCTTGTTTGATCAGTAACTCCTTCTCTAAAATTTTCTCCCTGTATAACGAGAGGGTCGGTGGCTTATCTGTAGTCTGTGAAAGTGAAGAAGCGGCAGGCCGCGTATTAGGGCAACTGAAAGCCACTGTTCGCCGTAACTATTCCAGCCCACCAAACTTTGGCGCACAGGTGGTTTCTAAAGTGCTGCATGACACTGAATTACAAGCGCAATGGCAATCTGAAGTGGAGCAAATGCGCTTGCGTATTATTGCAATGCGCAGCACTTTGGTTGAGGCGTTGAAAGCCTCATTACCTAATCGTAATTTTGACTATTTGCTGCAACAGCGCGGCATGTTCAGCTACACCGGTTTCAGTGCAGCACAAGTGGACCGTCTGCGTGAAGAGTTTGGTGTGTATCTGATTGCCAGCGGCAGGATGTGTATGGCGGGCGTCAATCACAGTAATGTTCAGCGCGTCGCGGCGGCTTTTGCTGCGGTACAGTAA
- a CDS encoding MmcQ/YjbR family DNA-binding protein yields MNNSALLEYCMSKPGAEQSDHEEWQANQIKVADVMFAMVGETGGRPCISLKTSPELAESLREQHPEIVPSEHLNKAHWNTVFLDGELPNSQFYSLIDRSYQLVFQGLPEHRRQELIV; encoded by the coding sequence ATGAATAATTCGGCATTACTGGAATACTGCATGTCCAAACCGGGGGCAGAGCAGAGTGACCACGAGGAGTGGCAAGCGAATCAGATTAAAGTGGCAGATGTGATGTTTGCCATGGTGGGTGAGACCGGCGGACGTCCTTGTATTTCATTGAAAACCAGCCCTGAATTGGCCGAAAGCCTAAGAGAGCAACATCCGGAGATCGTGCCGAGTGAACACTTGAATAAAGCGCACTGGAACACGGTGTTTCTGGATGGAGAATTACCGAACTCACAGTTCTATTCGCTAATTGACCGCTCTTATCAATTGGTGTTCCAAGGGTTACCAGAGCACAGAAGACAGGAGTTGATAGTTTGA
- the uvrA gene encoding excinuclease ABC subunit UvrA, which translates to MDNIEVRGARTHNLKNINLIIPRDKLIVVTGLSGSGKSSLAFDTLYAEGQRRYVESLSAYARQFLSLMEKPDVDHIEGLSPAISIEQKSTSHNPRSTVGTITEIHDYLRLLFARVGEPRCPDHDVPLAAQTVSQMVDNVISQPEGRRLMLLAPVVKDRKGEHTKTLENLAMQGYIRARIDGEVCDLSDPPKLELQKKHTIEVVVDRFKVREDLAQRLAESFETALELSGGTAVVADMDDPHAEELLFSANFACPICGYSMSELEPRLFSFNNPAGACPTCDGLGVQQFFDPDRVLQNPELSLAGGAIRGWDRRNFYYFQMLRSLAEHYKFDIEAPFNSLDAATQKAVLYGSGKDTIEFKYINDRGDTTVRRHPFEGVLHNMERRYKETESSAVREELAKFISNRSCASCNGTRLRREARYVFVEKTTLPEISELSIGHALSFFQNMKLSGQRAQIAEKILKEIGDRLKFLVNVGLNYLSLSRSAETLSGGEAQRIRLASQIGAGLVGVMYVLDEPSIGLHQRDNERLLETLIHLRNLGNTVIVVEHDEDAIRAADHVIDIGPGAGVHGGEVVAEGTVDDIMAAPKSLTGQFLSGKRAIAIPAQRVAGDPSKVLKLIGASGNNLKDVTLTLPVGLFSCITGVSGSGKSTLINDTLYCIAQRQLNGATSNEPAPYRDIQGLEHFDKVIDIDQSPIGRTPRSNPATYTGIFTPIRELFAGVPESRARGYTPGRFSFNVKGGRCEACQGDGVIKVEMHFLPDIYVPCDQCKGKRYNRETLEVKYKGKSIHEVLAMTIEEAREFFDAVPALARKLQTLMDVGLSYICLGQSATTLSGGEAQRVKLSRELSKRGTGQTLYILDEPTTGLHFADIQQLLAVLHQLRDQGNTIVVIEHNLDVIKTADWIVDLGPEGGSGGGEILVSGTPETVAECAASHTARFLKPMLQRK; encoded by the coding sequence ATGGATAATATCGAAGTTCGGGGCGCTCGCACCCATAATCTTAAGAATATCAACCTGATTATCCCGCGCGACAAACTGATCGTGGTCACCGGTCTATCGGGTTCAGGCAAATCCTCACTGGCTTTTGATACCCTGTATGCTGAGGGGCAACGCCGCTATGTTGAGTCTCTCTCCGCCTATGCGCGCCAATTTCTATCGCTGATGGAAAAACCGGATGTCGACCATATTGAAGGCCTCTCTCCGGCCATCTCTATTGAGCAAAAATCGACCTCCCATAACCCGCGATCTACTGTGGGGACTATCACTGAAATCCATGATTACCTGCGTTTGCTGTTCGCCCGTGTCGGCGAGCCGCGCTGCCCGGATCATGATGTTCCGCTGGCGGCCCAAACGGTCAGCCAGATGGTGGATAACGTCATCAGCCAGCCCGAGGGTCGCCGTCTGATGTTATTGGCCCCCGTGGTAAAAGATCGCAAAGGCGAACATACCAAAACGCTGGAAAACCTGGCTATGCAGGGCTATATCCGGGCTCGGATCGATGGCGAAGTTTGTGATCTATCTGATCCACCGAAATTAGAACTGCAAAAGAAACACACCATTGAAGTGGTGGTCGATCGCTTTAAAGTGCGCGAAGATCTGGCTCAGCGCCTGGCAGAATCATTTGAAACAGCCTTAGAGCTTTCCGGCGGTACTGCCGTGGTCGCCGATATGGACGATCCACACGCCGAAGAGCTGTTATTCTCCGCCAACTTTGCCTGTCCAATTTGCGGCTATAGTATGAGTGAGCTGGAGCCGCGCCTGTTTTCCTTTAACAACCCGGCCGGTGCTTGCCCGACCTGTGATGGTCTGGGCGTACAGCAGTTCTTTGACCCAGACCGTGTGCTACAAAACCCAGAGCTATCGCTGGCGGGTGGCGCAATTCGCGGCTGGGATCGCCGTAACTTCTATTACTTCCAAATGCTACGTTCATTGGCGGAGCATTATAAGTTCGATATCGAAGCGCCATTTAACTCGCTGGATGCCGCAACACAGAAAGCCGTGCTCTACGGTTCCGGCAAAGATACCATTGAATTCAAATACATAAATGACCGCGGTGATACCACCGTGCGCCGCCACCCTTTCGAGGGGGTGCTGCACAACATGGAGCGCCGTTATAAAGAGACCGAATCCAGCGCGGTGCGCGAAGAACTGGCTAAATTTATCAGCAACCGCTCCTGTGCCTCATGCAACGGTACCCGTCTGCGCCGCGAAGCACGTTATGTCTTTGTCGAAAAGACTACATTGCCGGAAATCTCTGAACTCAGCATCGGCCATGCGCTGAGCTTCTTCCAGAATATGAAACTGAGCGGCCAGCGCGCGCAAATTGCCGAGAAAATACTGAAAGAAATTGGCGACCGGCTAAAATTCCTGGTTAATGTCGGGCTGAATTATCTGTCACTGTCCCGCTCGGCGGAAACGCTCTCCGGCGGCGAAGCACAGCGGATTCGTCTGGCAAGTCAAATTGGGGCCGGTTTGGTCGGTGTTATGTATGTGCTGGATGAACCCTCTATCGGCTTACATCAGCGCGATAATGAACGTTTGCTAGAAACATTGATTCACCTGAGAAATCTGGGTAATACCGTGATTGTGGTGGAGCATGATGAAGATGCGATTCGTGCCGCCGACCATGTGATTGATATCGGCCCAGGTGCTGGTGTGCATGGCGGTGAAGTGGTGGCAGAAGGGACGGTTGATGACATTATGGCCGCCCCTAAATCATTAACGGGTCAGTTCCTGAGCGGCAAGCGAGCAATCGCTATTCCGGCGCAACGGGTGGCGGGTGATCCGAGCAAAGTGCTGAAGTTGATTGGTGCCAGTGGCAACAACTTGAAAGATGTGACGCTAACGCTACCGGTCGGGCTATTTAGCTGTATTACTGGGGTTTCTGGCTCCGGTAAATCCACTCTCATCAATGATACTTTATATTGCATTGCGCAGCGCCAGTTGAACGGAGCGACCAGCAATGAACCGGCTCCGTATCGTGATATCCAAGGGCTAGAGCATTTCGATAAAGTTATCGATATCGACCAAAGCCCGATTGGCCGGACTCCGCGCTCTAACCCGGCAACTTATACCGGCATCTTTACCCCCATCCGTGAACTATTTGCGGGCGTACCTGAGTCACGGGCTCGGGGCTACACTCCGGGCCGTTTCAGCTTTAATGTGAAAGGTGGCCGCTGCGAAGCCTGTCAGGGGGACGGGGTGATTAAGGTTGAAATGCACTTCCTACCGGATATTTATGTCCCTTGCGACCAATGTAAAGGCAAGCGCTATAACCGCGAAACACTGGAAGTAAAATACAAAGGCAAAAGTATTCACGAAGTGTTGGCAATGACTATTGAAGAGGCACGCGAGTTCTTTGATGCGGTGCCAGCATTAGCGCGTAAGCTGCAAACCTTGATGGATGTGGGGCTGTCATATATTTGTCTGGGCCAGTCGGCTACCACTTTGTCGGGCGGGGAAGCACAGCGAGTCAAATTATCACGCGAACTGTCAAAACGCGGCACCGGTCAGACACTCTATATTCTGGACGAACCGACCACCGGCCTGCACTTTGCTGATATTCAGCAACTATTGGCGGTATTGCATCAGCTGCGCGATCAAGGCAATACCATTGTGGTCATTGAGCACAATCTGGATGTCATTAAGACCGCAGACTGGATTGTCGATCTGGGGCCAGAGGGCGGCAGTGGCGGCGGCGAGATTTTGGTTTCCGGTACGCCCGAAACCGTCGCAGAATGCGCAGCATCACACACGGCTCGCTTCCTCAAACCTATGTTGCAACGTAAATAA
- the ssb1 gene encoding single-stranded DNA-binding protein SSB1, giving the protein MASRGVNKVILVGNLGQDPEVRYMPNGGAVANITLATSESWRDKATGEQKEKTEWHRVVLFGKLAEVAGEYLRKGSQVYIEGALQTRKWTDQAGVEKYTTEVVVNVGGTMQMLGGRQGGGAPAGGGAPQEGGAQGGWGQPQQPQGGNQFSGGQTSRPAQSAPAAQPQGGNEPPMDFDDDIPF; this is encoded by the coding sequence ATGGCCAGCAGAGGCGTAAACAAAGTGATTTTGGTCGGGAATTTGGGCCAAGACCCGGAAGTCCGCTACATGCCGAACGGCGGCGCTGTTGCCAATATCACCCTGGCAACTTCCGAAAGCTGGCGTGATAAAGCCACTGGCGAGCAGAAAGAAAAGACGGAATGGCACCGGGTGGTGTTGTTCGGTAAGCTAGCTGAAGTTGCTGGTGAATATCTGCGCAAAGGCTCTCAGGTCTATATTGAAGGCGCTCTACAGACCCGTAAGTGGACAGATCAGGCGGGTGTTGAGAAATACACCACAGAAGTTGTGGTTAACGTGGGTGGCACCATGCAAATGCTGGGTGGCCGTCAAGGCGGCGGTGCTCCAGCGGGTGGCGGTGCACCACAAGAGGGCGGCGCACAAGGCGGATGGGGTCAACCTCAGCAGCCACAAGGTGGCAACCAGTTTAGCGGCGGTCAGACTTCACGCCCGGCTCAGTCTGCACCAGCAGCACAACCCCAAGGCGGCAATGAGCCACCAATGGATTTTGACGACGATATCCCGTTCTGA
- a CDS encoding type II toxin-antitoxin system HipA family toxin, whose translation MARRIQRLNIWMNGQHVGYWGKNRGEESLTYAQEWLANEQGRPLSLSLPFTANNQVYRGNIVRDYFDNLLPDSDDIRRRLATKYHADSINPFDLLFELGRDCVGAIQLLTDDAPPSDLFSIQQQPLTESDVARILRNSLSDNAFVRPEHDEDLRLSIAGAQEKTALLFHDNRWCLPLGSTPTTHIFKLPLGLVGNMQADMRTSVENEWLCAKILASYNLPVASCEIGQFEDQKALIVERFDRRLSNDSRWIVRLPQEDMCQATGTSPLKKYQTDGGPGITTIMEILSGSDNASEDRKVFFKAQIIFWLLAATDGHAKNFSITHLPANHYHLTPLYDVLSTHPIIGAGRNQIAAQKTKLAMAVRGSKNYYLINQIQRRHWRKQAEIVGLGAAQADSIIDEIITATPRVITQIQARLPANFPTDLAESILTGLHRQCEKIAAMP comes from the coding sequence ATGGCTCGTCGCATTCAACGGCTCAATATCTGGATGAATGGTCAACATGTTGGCTATTGGGGAAAAAATCGAGGTGAAGAATCACTGACTTATGCCCAGGAATGGCTAGCAAACGAACAAGGCCGCCCGCTGTCATTATCATTGCCTTTTACGGCCAATAATCAGGTTTATAGAGGCAATATTGTCCGGGACTATTTTGATAATTTATTACCCGATAGCGATGATATCCGGCGACGTCTGGCAACTAAATATCACGCTGACAGTATTAACCCTTTCGATCTACTGTTTGAATTAGGAAGAGATTGTGTCGGTGCAATACAATTGCTAACTGATGATGCTCCTCCCTCTGATCTATTCTCAATTCAACAACAACCACTAACAGAAAGCGATGTGGCTCGCATCCTACGAAACTCATTATCTGACAATGCATTTGTGCGCCCTGAACACGATGAGGATCTCAGATTGTCTATCGCAGGGGCACAAGAAAAAACAGCTCTTTTGTTTCACGACAACCGATGGTGCCTCCCATTAGGCAGCACTCCCACCACCCATATCTTCAAACTTCCGTTGGGCTTAGTCGGCAATATGCAAGCTGATATGAGGACCTCGGTTGAAAATGAATGGCTGTGTGCAAAAATTCTGGCAAGTTATAACTTACCGGTTGCCAGTTGTGAAATTGGCCAATTTGAAGACCAAAAAGCATTGATTGTTGAACGTTTTGACCGACGACTATCGAATGATAGCCGCTGGATTGTCAGGTTACCGCAAGAGGATATGTGCCAAGCGACTGGGACTTCCCCCTTAAAAAAATATCAAACGGATGGTGGCCCCGGTATTACAACCATCATGGAGATTTTAAGTGGCTCGGATAATGCCAGTGAAGACAGAAAAGTCTTCTTTAAAGCACAAATTATTTTCTGGTTACTGGCAGCAACGGATGGACATGCAAAAAATTTCAGCATTACACATCTGCCCGCCAACCATTACCATCTCACCCCACTTTATGATGTGCTATCAACCCATCCGATTATCGGGGCGGGCCGTAATCAAATTGCGGCCCAGAAAACCAAGTTAGCGATGGCGGTGCGAGGGAGTAAAAATTACTATTTAATTAACCAGATACAGCGACGCCATTGGCGAAAACAGGCCGAGATTGTTGGGCTGGGAGCTGCTCAGGCTGACAGCATTATTGATGAAATTATTACCGCTACCCCGAGAGTCATCACACAAATACAAGCTCGACTCCCCGCTAATTTTCCAACTGATTTAGCAGAAAGTATCCTCACAGGTCTTCATCGGCAGTGCGAAAAAATAGCGGCAATGCCCTGA
- a CDS encoding helix-turn-helix transcriptional regulator, producing the protein MDYPIKILSQLRPTLIGFRKNKGLTQASLAQLLGITQQSYAKLEADPASASVERLFKVLQLLDVELILGEKKNASAHPNKTHQPEQSQTIDLPSKQEDW; encoded by the coding sequence ATGGACTATCCCATTAAAATTTTGAGTCAATTACGCCCTACGTTGATTGGTTTTCGAAAAAATAAAGGGCTGACTCAGGCCAGCCTGGCACAACTGTTAGGTATCACCCAGCAGTCCTATGCAAAGCTTGAAGCTGATCCCGCCTCGGCCAGTGTTGAACGGCTTTTTAAAGTATTACAACTTTTAGACGTAGAACTGATCCTTGGTGAGAAAAAAAACGCCAGCGCGCATCCCAATAAAACCCACCAGCCAGAACAAAGCCAGACGATAGATTTACCGTCAAAACAAGAGGATTGGTAA